Sequence from the Piscinibacter sp. HJYY11 genome:
GAGCCGTTCAAGAACCTGCTCGGACCGCAGGTGGTCGCCGCGATGGCGAGCCACCTGCAACGTGCGGGCGCTGAAACCGGTGCGGCCTTCAACGCCAAACGCTTTCGCTCGCTCGCACTCAGCGGGCTGGAAGTGCTGGAGATGAAGGCCCGCGCGCAGCACCTCTGCAGCGCGCTCGAGAAGACCTTGCCAAGCGACTTCGACAGCGCCGCTGCGGTGATGGAAGGCGCGCTCGCGTCGATGGACCCGATCGACGACGCCACGCTCGACAGCCCCACCGGCGCGCGCGACGACGGCCTCGCCGGCTGGGCCGTGTGGCCGCTCACTGAATACGTGGCGCGGCACGGCCACGACAACGCGCCCCGCGCCCTGCAGGCCCTGCATGCGATGACGCAGCGCTTCACCGCCGAATGGGCGATCCGCCCGTTCATCCTGTCGGAGCCGGCGCTGTCGTTCGACACCCTCCAGCGCTGGAGCACCGACACCAGCCCGCACGTGCGCCGCCTGGTGAGCGAAGGCAGCCGCCCGCGCTTGCCCTGGGGCATGGTGCTCAAACCCCTGGTCGACGACCCCTCGCCCACCCTGCCCCTGCTGCGCCGGCTGATGGACGACGCCAGCCCCTACGTGCGGCGCAGCGTGGCCAACCACCTGAACGACATCGCCAAGGACCACCCGTATCTCGTCGAGGCCTGGCTGCAGGAGCACCTGCCGGGCGCCACGCCACAGCGGCTCGCACTGCTCAAGCACGCCAGCCGCACGCTGGTGAAGAAGGGCCACGCCGGCGTGCTGAAAGCCTTCGGCGTGGGCGACCGGTTCAAGGGCGAGGCGGGCCTCACGCTGTCGTCACGCCGGGCGAAGGTGGGCGACAGCCTGCTGCTCGCGCTGACGCTGCGATCGACCGCGAAGAAGCCGCAGCGCCTGGCCATCGACTACGCCGTGCACCACGTGAAGGCCAGCGGCGAGACCTCGCCCAAGGTCTTCAAGGGCTGGGTGGCGGAGCTGGCCGCGGGCGAGGCACGCGAGTTCCGCAAGCAGCACTCGCTCAAGCCCATCACCACCCGCGTGTACTACCCGGGCACGCACCGCCTCGAGGTGCTGGTGAACGGGGCAGCGGTGGCCGAGGCGAGCTTCGAGTTGCGCATCTAGGGCCTGGCGTCGGATCACTCCGACAGCACGCCGCTGCCGGGTCTTGGGCGTTTCGGCGCGCCGTCCGGTTCGCGCCTCCTGCTCCTCGCCCTACGCTGCAAGCTCCTCATTCGCAACGACAGGAGCACGCCATGAAATCCGTTCTTCTCTGGGCGCTGGGCGTCCCCATTCCCGTCATCCTGCTGCTCTGGCTGATCTTCTGAGCGGCGCCTCGTCCTGCTCGGCCTCGCGGTAGAACAACCGCACGGCCGAGACCACGGCCTGCGCGTCGGCCAGCGTCATGTGCTCGCCGATGGGCAGGCTGAGCAGGGTGGCGTCGATGCGGTTGCAGAACGCGCGCAGGTCAGGCTCGCCGAGGTACCGGTAGGCCCGCAGCTTGGGCAAGGCCACCGGGTAGTGCCGCCCCGTCTCGATGCCGTGCTCGGCCAGGTGCTTCATCAGCGCATCGCGCCGCGCCGTGCGCACGACGAACAGGTGGTACACCTGCCGCGCCCAGGGCTGGCGCACCGGCAGCACCAGGTCGCCCACACCGGCCAGCTCGCGCAGGTAGTGGTCGGCGATCGCGATGCGGTGCTCGGTCCACCCGCCCAGGTGCGGCAGCTTGGCGGACAGCACGGCCGCCTGCAGCCCGTCGAGCCGCGAGTTGCGGCCCTCGAATTCATGCTCGTGCTTGGCCAGACGCCCGTGGTTGGCGATCATGCGGCAGCGCTGCGCGAGGTCGGCGCGCTGCGTGGTGATGGCGCCGGCATCGCCGTAGGCACCGAGGTTCTTGCCCGGGTAGAAGCTGAAGCAGCCGACATCGCCGAGGCCGCCCACACGCTGCCCGCGCACTTCGGCGCCATGCGCCTGCGCGCAGTCTTCGATCACCGCCAGGCCATGCTCGCGCGCCAGCGCCATCAGCGCGTCCATGTCGCAGGGGTGGCCGTAGAGGTGCACCGCCACCAGCGCTTTCGTGCGCGGCGTGAGCTGCGCCTGCACCGAGGCCACGTCGAGCACGTAGCTCTCGCGGTGCACGTCGGCGAAGACCACGCGGTGCCCGCAGCGTGACACCGCCTCCGCACTGGCGATGAAGCTGTTGCCCGGCACGATGATCTCGCTGCCCGGCGGCAAGGCCAGCGCCTCGATGGCGATCTCCAGCGCGTCGGTGCCGTTGCCCACGCCCACGCAATGCGCCGCACCGGCGTAGCGGGCGAACTGCTCTTCGAACGCGGCGACATGGGGCCCGCCGACGAAGGCCGAGTTGGCGATCACGGCGGCGATGGCGCTGTCGATGTCGTCGCGGATCGACTGATACTGCGCCTGCAGGTCGAGGAAGCGGATCACGAGGCTGCCTCCCATGCCGCCCATGCGGACGCCGGCACAGAAGCGCGCCGGCCGAGGCGGCTATGCCGGACCCCCTGCACCGGCAGGGCCACTTCCTCGCCCGAAGCCATCGACTCGTACAGCGCGACCAGCAGCTCCAGGGTGCCGCGCCCTTCATGCCCATCGACCAGCGGCGCGGCACGGCCCCCCAGCACCTCCACCACGTGCTCGTAGAACGCCTGGTGCCCGAAGCCGTAGACGTTGGGCGGGTTGACGCTGAAGCGCGTGAGTGCGTCGGCATCGCCGGGCAACGGCTCGTTGAACTGCCAGATGCGCGTCTGGTTGACGGCGAAGCCCGCGATCTCCACCGCACCCGTCGAGCCCAGCACCGACAGCGAGCCCTCCATGTCGTGCGGGCGGGCCGCGGTGGTGGCCTCGATCACGCCCAGCGCGCCATTGCGAAAGCGCAGCGTGGCGACGGCCGTGTCTTCGGCTTCGATGCGGGCCAGGGCCGTGGCGCCACGCGCATGCACGCTCGCCACCGGGCCCATGAACCAGCGCAGCATGTCGACGTGGTGGCTCGCCTGGTTGGCCAGCACACCACCATCGAGCGCCCAGGTGCCTCGCCACGCGGCCTCGTCGTAGTAGGCCGCCTCGCGGCACCAGCGCACGCGCACCGTGCCCAGCACCAGTTGGCCGAATCGGCCGGCCTCGAGGGCCTCGCGCGCCCTGACGACCGGCACGTTGAAGCGGTTCTG
This genomic interval carries:
- a CDS encoding Gfo/Idh/MocA family protein codes for the protein MINVAIVGCGRIAKRHAELLTQHVAGMRLVAVCDHHAGRAEAFGARHGVPAFESLAEMLAMRGIDLVAVLTPSGEHAEHAIAAMRSGRHVLVEKPMALTLTDADAMLDESERAGVQLFVVKQNRFNVPVVRAREALEAGRFGQLVLGTVRVRWCREAAYYDEAAWRGTWALDGGVLANQASHHVDMLRWFMGPVASVHARGATALARIEAEDTAVATLRFRNGALGVIEATTAARPHDMEGSLSVLGSTGAVEIAGFAVNQTRIWQFNEPLPGDADALTRFSVNPPNVYGFGHQAFYEHVVEVLGGRAAPLVDGHEGRGTLELLVALYESMASGEEVALPVQGVRHSRLGRRASVPASAWAAWEAAS
- a CDS encoding DNA alkylation repair protein, whose amino-acid sequence is MPEPFKNLLGPQVVAAMASHLQRAGAETGAAFNAKRFRSLALSGLEVLEMKARAQHLCSALEKTLPSDFDSAAAVMEGALASMDPIDDATLDSPTGARDDGLAGWAVWPLTEYVARHGHDNAPRALQALHAMTQRFTAEWAIRPFILSEPALSFDTLQRWSTDTSPHVRRLVSEGSRPRLPWGMVLKPLVDDPSPTLPLLRRLMDDASPYVRRSVANHLNDIAKDHPYLVEAWLQEHLPGATPQRLALLKHASRTLVKKGHAGVLKAFGVGDRFKGEAGLTLSSRRAKVGDSLLLALTLRSTAKKPQRLAIDYAVHHVKASGETSPKVFKGWVAELAAGEAREFRKQHSLKPITTRVYYPGTHRLEVLVNGAAVAEASFELRI
- a CDS encoding DegT/DnrJ/EryC1/StrS aminotransferase family protein, with translation MGGSLVIRFLDLQAQYQSIRDDIDSAIAAVIANSAFVGGPHVAAFEEQFARYAGAAHCVGVGNGTDALEIAIEALALPPGSEIIVPGNSFIASAEAVSRCGHRVVFADVHRESYVLDVASVQAQLTPRTKALVAVHLYGHPCDMDALMALAREHGLAVIEDCAQAHGAEVRGQRVGGLGDVGCFSFYPGKNLGAYGDAGAITTQRADLAQRCRMIANHGRLAKHEHEFEGRNSRLDGLQAAVLSAKLPHLGGWTEHRIAIADHYLRELAGVGDLVLPVRQPWARQVYHLFVVRTARRDALMKHLAEHGIETGRHYPVALPKLRAYRYLGEPDLRAFCNRIDATLLSLPIGEHMTLADAQAVVSAVRLFYREAEQDEAPLRRSARAAG